The proteins below come from a single Streptomyces tubercidicus genomic window:
- a CDS encoding FadR/GntR family transcriptional regulator: MESAADRLAPVLRPVRAGNGFEEALEQILQIVRLGLVPQGERLPAERELAERLQISRVTLREVLKVLQDEGLVESRRGRYGGTFVRTRTENHGEAELRRRIEKVDVEDTLRFREVLEVGAAGLCAAHGLSDAQSDRLRTALAATQDAPLADYRRHDTLLHLTLAELSGSPSLAAQYAAVRASVNDLLDCIPLLVRNLEHSQTQHTALVEAVLEGDADGAREVMREHCCGTAALLRGFLTAPSP; the protein is encoded by the coding sequence ATGGAGAGTGCGGCTGATCGGCTGGCACCGGTGCTGCGGCCGGTGCGCGCGGGCAACGGTTTCGAGGAAGCCCTGGAGCAGATACTCCAGATCGTCCGGCTCGGTCTCGTGCCCCAGGGCGAACGGCTGCCCGCGGAGCGGGAGTTGGCGGAGCGGCTGCAGATCAGCCGGGTCACCCTGCGCGAGGTGCTGAAGGTGCTGCAGGACGAGGGCCTGGTGGAGAGCCGGCGCGGGCGCTACGGCGGCACGTTCGTGCGGACGCGTACGGAGAACCACGGCGAGGCCGAGCTGCGGCGCCGGATCGAGAAGGTCGATGTCGAGGACACGCTGCGCTTCCGGGAGGTGCTGGAGGTGGGCGCGGCCGGGCTGTGCGCCGCGCACGGGCTGTCCGACGCGCAGAGCGACCGGCTGCGGACGGCGCTCGCGGCGACCCAGGACGCCCCGCTCGCCGACTACCGCAGGCACGACACCCTGCTGCATCTGACGCTCGCGGAGCTGTCCGGCTCGCCGTCGCTGGCGGCCCAGTACGCGGCGGTACGGGCGAGCGTGAACGATCTGCTGGACTGCATTCCGCTGCTGGTGCGGAACCTGGAGCATTCGCAGACCCAGCACACCGCGCTGGTCGAGGCGGTGCTGGAGGGCGACGCGGACGGGGCGCGCGAGGTGATGCGGGAGCACTGCTGCGGGACCGCGGCGCTGCTGCGGGGCTTCCTGACCGCACCCTCTCCCTGA
- a CDS encoding glutamine synthetase family protein: MADRTPPLSVEELRVLVDAGEIDTVVLAFTDMQGRLQGKRFAARYFLDTVLDHGTEGCNYLLAVDVDLNTVEGYAMSSWERGYGDFAMHGDPGTLRRTPWNAGTALITADLAWHDGSPVVASPRQILRRQLDRLAERGWRAFAGTELEFMLFKDSYEDAWSRGYREMNPANQWNGDYSVLGTGRVEPVLRRIRNEMGAAGMTVESAKGECNLGQHEIVFVYDEALTTCDQHSIYKTGAKEIAAQEGMSLTFMAKYDEREGNSCHIHLSLQDEDGRPVLADDNGPYGMSKTMQHFLAGQVAAMRDFTLLYAPNINSYKRFRPGSFAPTAVAWGPDNRTCALRVVGHGRAHRLENRLPGGDVNPYLAVAGMVAAGLYGIEHELELPEATTGNAYTGDAAHVPTTLREAAELWEKSPIAREVFGDEVVDHYRHMARVEQDAYDAAVTDWERFRSFERM, translated from the coding sequence GTGGCAGACCGCACGCCCCCACTCTCCGTCGAGGAGCTCAGGGTCCTCGTCGACGCCGGGGAGATCGACACTGTCGTCCTCGCCTTCACCGATATGCAAGGCCGGCTCCAGGGCAAGCGGTTCGCGGCCCGCTACTTCCTCGACACCGTTCTCGACCACGGTACGGAAGGCTGCAACTACCTCCTGGCCGTCGACGTCGACCTCAATACCGTCGAGGGCTACGCGATGTCCTCCTGGGAGCGCGGCTACGGCGACTTCGCCATGCACGGCGACCCCGGCACCCTGCGCCGCACCCCCTGGAACGCCGGCACCGCCCTGATCACCGCCGACCTCGCCTGGCACGACGGCTCACCGGTCGTCGCCTCGCCCCGGCAGATCCTGCGCCGCCAGCTCGACCGGCTCGCCGAACGCGGCTGGCGCGCCTTCGCCGGCACCGAGCTGGAGTTCATGCTCTTCAAGGACTCCTACGAGGACGCCTGGTCCCGCGGCTACCGGGAGATGAACCCCGCCAACCAGTGGAACGGCGACTACTCCGTCCTCGGCACCGGCCGCGTCGAGCCCGTGCTGCGCCGCATCCGCAACGAGATGGGCGCGGCCGGGATGACCGTCGAGTCCGCCAAGGGCGAGTGCAACCTCGGCCAGCACGAGATCGTGTTCGTCTACGACGAGGCGCTCACCACCTGCGACCAGCACAGCATCTACAAGACCGGGGCCAAGGAGATCGCCGCCCAGGAGGGCATGTCGCTCACCTTCATGGCGAAGTACGACGAGCGCGAGGGCAACTCCTGTCATATCCACCTCTCGCTCCAGGACGAGGACGGGCGGCCGGTACTGGCCGACGACAACGGCCCGTACGGCATGTCGAAGACCATGCAGCACTTCCTGGCCGGCCAGGTCGCCGCGATGCGTGACTTCACGCTCCTCTACGCACCCAACATCAACTCCTACAAGCGCTTCCGCCCCGGCTCCTTCGCCCCCACCGCCGTCGCCTGGGGCCCCGACAACCGCACCTGCGCCCTGCGGGTGGTCGGCCACGGCCGCGCCCACCGGCTGGAGAACCGCCTGCCCGGCGGCGATGTGAACCCCTACCTCGCGGTCGCCGGGATGGTCGCGGCGGGCCTGTACGGCATAGAGCACGAGCTGGAACTCCCCGAGGCCACCACCGGCAACGCCTACACGGGCGATGCCGCCCATGTCCCCACGACCCTGCGCGAGGCCGCCGAGCTGTGGGAGAAGAGCCCGATCGCCCGGGAGGTCTTCGGCGACGAGGTCGTCGACCACTACCGCCACATGGCCCGCGTCGAGCAGGACGCCTACGACGCCGCCGTCACGGACTGGGAGCGCTTCCGCTCCTTCGAGCGCATGTAA
- a CDS encoding aldehyde dehydrogenase family protein, translating into MLHELKILNPATEEVVATVPTTSPEEVDAAVRRATAAQESWAAVAPGDRARILRRFAETVDAHIDELAALELKEAGHPLGNARWEAGNVRDLLHYAAGGVERLTGTQIPVAGGLNITVQEPLGVVAVIAPWNFPMPIAAWGTAPALAAGNAVLLKPAETTPLTALRLAELALAAGLPEGLFQVLPGEGPVTGTALVDHPGVAKVVFTGSTATGRQIAARCATQTKRLTLELGGKSPNIVFADADIEAAAAAAPGSFLDNTGQDCCARSRILVQRSVYDRFMALLEPAVKAFTVGDPADPATQMGPLISAAQRERVRSFVPEDAPAAIRGEAPGGKGFWYPATVLEGGPGDRTAVEEIFGPVAVVLPFEDEADAVRIANDSDYGLSGSLWTSDVGRALRVSRAVAAGNLSVNSHSSVRYWTPFGGFKQSGLGRELGPDALTAFTETKNIFISTEESK; encoded by the coding sequence GTGTTGCACGAGCTGAAGATCCTCAACCCGGCCACCGAGGAAGTGGTGGCCACCGTACCCACCACCTCCCCGGAAGAGGTCGACGCCGCGGTCCGGCGGGCCACCGCCGCCCAGGAGAGCTGGGCGGCCGTGGCACCCGGCGACCGGGCCCGGATCCTGCGCCGCTTCGCCGAGACCGTCGACGCCCATATCGACGAGCTCGCCGCACTCGAACTGAAGGAGGCCGGCCACCCGCTGGGCAACGCCCGGTGGGAAGCGGGCAACGTCCGCGATCTGCTGCACTACGCCGCCGGGGGAGTGGAGCGCCTGACCGGCACCCAGATCCCGGTCGCCGGCGGCTTGAACATCACCGTCCAGGAGCCGCTGGGCGTGGTCGCCGTCATCGCCCCCTGGAACTTCCCGATGCCGATCGCCGCCTGGGGCACCGCCCCCGCGCTCGCGGCCGGCAACGCGGTCCTCCTCAAGCCCGCCGAGACCACCCCGCTCACCGCACTCCGGCTCGCCGAACTGGCCCTGGCGGCCGGGCTCCCCGAGGGCCTCTTCCAGGTGCTGCCCGGCGAGGGACCGGTCACCGGCACCGCGCTGGTCGACCACCCCGGCGTCGCCAAGGTCGTCTTCACCGGCTCCACCGCCACCGGCCGGCAGATCGCCGCCCGCTGTGCCACCCAGACCAAGCGGCTCACCCTCGAACTCGGCGGCAAGAGCCCCAACATCGTCTTCGCCGACGCGGATATCGAGGCCGCCGCGGCCGCCGCCCCCGGCTCCTTCCTCGACAACACCGGCCAGGACTGCTGCGCCCGCAGCCGCATCCTCGTCCAGCGCTCCGTCTACGACCGCTTCATGGCGCTGCTGGAGCCCGCCGTCAAGGCGTTCACCGTCGGCGACCCGGCCGATCCCGCCACGCAGATGGGCCCGCTGATCTCCGCCGCCCAGCGCGAGCGCGTCCGGTCCTTCGTCCCCGAGGACGCCCCGGCCGCCATCCGCGGCGAGGCCCCCGGCGGCAAGGGCTTCTGGTACCCGGCGACCGTCCTGGAGGGCGGCCCCGGCGACCGTACGGCCGTCGAGGAGATCTTCGGCCCGGTCGCGGTCGTCCTCCCCTTCGAGGACGAGGCCGACGCGGTCCGGATCGCCAACGACAGCGACTACGGCCTGTCCGGCTCGCTGTGGACCAGTGACGTCGGCCGCGCTCTGCGGGTCTCGCGCGCCGTCGCGGCCGGCAACCTCTCCGTCAACTCCCACAGCAGTGTGCGCTATTGGACCCCCTTCGGCGGGTTCAAGCAGTCCGGCCTCGGCCGTGAGCTGGGCCCGGACGCACTGACCGCCTTCACCGAGACCAAGAACATCTTCATCAGCACAGAGGAGAGCAAGTGA
- a CDS encoding 3-oxoacyl-ACP reductase encodes MTDQTAVCRRLVGRTAVITGAGSGIGLATARRLSSEGANVVCADIDEVAGKAAAEEVGGTYVQVDVTDSDQVEALYKTAFDTYGSVDIAFNNAGISPPDDDSILTTGLDAWKRVQEVNLTSVYLCCKHALPYMQRQGRGSIINTASFVAVMGAATSQISYTASKGGVLSMSRELGVQFAREGIRVNALCPGPVNTPLLKELFAKDPERAARRLVHVPVGRFAEPEEIASAVAFLASDDSSFVNAAEFLVDGGIAGAYVTPL; translated from the coding sequence GTGACCGACCAGACCGCAGTGTGCCGCCGCCTCGTCGGCCGTACCGCCGTGATCACCGGAGCCGGCAGCGGCATCGGCCTGGCCACCGCCCGCCGACTGTCCTCCGAAGGCGCCAACGTCGTCTGTGCCGACATCGACGAGGTGGCGGGCAAGGCCGCCGCCGAAGAGGTCGGCGGCACCTACGTCCAGGTCGATGTGACCGACTCCGACCAGGTCGAGGCGCTCTACAAGACCGCCTTCGACACCTACGGCTCGGTCGACATCGCCTTCAACAACGCCGGGATCTCCCCGCCCGACGACGACTCGATCCTCACCACCGGCCTGGACGCCTGGAAGCGCGTCCAGGAGGTCAACCTCACCTCGGTCTACCTCTGCTGCAAGCACGCCCTGCCCTATATGCAGCGCCAGGGCCGCGGCTCCATCATCAACACCGCGTCCTTCGTCGCCGTCATGGGCGCCGCTACCTCCCAGATCAGCTACACCGCCTCCAAGGGCGGGGTGCTGTCCATGTCCCGCGAGCTGGGCGTGCAGTTCGCCCGCGAGGGCATCCGGGTCAACGCCCTGTGCCCGGGGCCGGTGAACACCCCGCTGCTGAAAGAGCTGTTCGCCAAGGACCCGGAGCGCGCCGCGCGCCGTCTGGTGCACGTCCCGGTCGGCCGGTTCGCCGAGCCCGAGGAGATCGCCTCCGCGGTCGCCTTCCTCGCCAGCGACGACTCCTCGTTCGTCAACGCCGCCGAGTTCCTGGTCGACGGCGGTATCGCGGGCGCGTATGTGACCCCGCTGTAA
- a CDS encoding haloacid dehalogenase-like hydrolase, whose product MLNKRRWLAAGAALAVVGGGVVAAQTATAGPSPSHCPTLHVSKGWYGDNRAKLQKMIDERGSCSGHGGAKPVATFDWDNTVVKNDISDATLAWMLRHDKVLRPANWQATNKWMTADAARALTKACGTAIPVGRPLPTSTDTGCTDEILDIYEDAKTSTGKKAFTGTWNHRRTVPGYVWITQLFAGHSPAQLTAFARDARAENLAAPIGTEQKVGTHTMEGYVRYYTQQRDLIGTLKKAGFDVYIVSASAEPLVRAWAPGVGIDREHTIGIRNLVRDGRLTTGVQGCGDVKDTHGEVLTYMDGKRCWINQEIYGVKGAKAWEQQDRAHRPAFAAGDAETDVTFVGDATGAHLAINRNKAEFMCRAYDNSDHRWLVNPMFIEPKKRQADPYPCATTGYTQPDGTLGPVQRPDGTVVPDQQDRVHG is encoded by the coding sequence ATGCTCAACAAGCGTCGTTGGCTGGCCGCGGGTGCCGCCCTCGCGGTCGTGGGCGGCGGTGTGGTGGCGGCCCAGACGGCCACCGCCGGGCCGTCCCCCAGTCACTGCCCGACCCTTCATGTGTCCAAGGGCTGGTACGGCGACAACCGGGCCAAGCTGCAGAAGATGATCGACGAGCGCGGCAGCTGCTCCGGCCACGGCGGCGCGAAGCCGGTCGCGACCTTCGACTGGGACAACACCGTCGTCAAGAACGACATCTCCGACGCCACGCTGGCCTGGATGCTCCGCCACGACAAGGTGCTGCGCCCCGCGAACTGGCAAGCCACCAACAAGTGGATGACCGCGGACGCCGCCCGCGCGCTGACCAAGGCATGCGGCACCGCCATACCCGTCGGACGGCCGCTGCCGACGTCCACGGACACCGGCTGCACCGACGAGATCCTCGACATCTACGAGGACGCCAAGACCTCCACCGGCAAGAAGGCGTTCACCGGCACCTGGAACCACCGCCGCACGGTCCCCGGATACGTCTGGATCACCCAGCTGTTCGCCGGCCACAGCCCGGCGCAACTGACCGCCTTCGCCCGCGACGCCCGCGCCGAGAACCTCGCCGCGCCGATCGGTACGGAACAGAAGGTCGGCACGCACACGATGGAGGGGTACGTCCGCTACTACACCCAGCAGCGCGACCTCATCGGCACCCTCAAGAAGGCCGGTTTCGACGTCTACATCGTCTCCGCGTCGGCCGAACCGCTGGTCCGGGCCTGGGCGCCCGGCGTCGGCATCGACCGCGAGCACACCATCGGCATCCGCAACCTCGTCCGCGACGGCCGGCTCACCACCGGCGTCCAGGGCTGCGGCGACGTCAAGGACACCCACGGCGAGGTCCTGACGTACATGGACGGCAAGCGCTGCTGGATCAACCAGGAGATCTACGGCGTCAAGGGCGCCAAGGCCTGGGAACAGCAGGACCGGGCACACCGCCCCGCCTTCGCGGCCGGCGACGCCGAGACCGATGTGACCTTCGTCGGCGACGCCACCGGCGCCCATCTGGCGATCAACCGCAACAAGGCCGAGTTCATGTGCCGGGCCTACGACAACAGCGACCACCGCTGGCTCGTCAACCCGATGTTCATCGAGCCGAAGAAGCGCCAGGCCGACCCGTACCCCTGCGCCACCACCGGCTACACCCAGCCGGACGGCACCCTCGGGCCGGTCCAGCGCCCCGACGGCACCGTCGTGCCCGACCAGCAGGACCGCGTCCACGGCTGA
- a CDS encoding amino acid deaminase/aldolase, giving the protein MSQYTSDADGDKDVSPAFRPVRAGASALDRATASLDAPLAVVDLRAFDANADDLVRRAKGKPIRVASKSVRCRALLERVLARDGFAGIMSFTLAESLWLARSGFPDVLLAYPSADRAGFAELTADPELAAAVTVMVDDPVQLDLIDAARPSGGAGEEVRVCLELDTSYRLLGGAVRVGARRSPLRSPGRLAALARSVVRRPGFRLVGLMAYEGHVAGVGDDVAGKPVFSRAIRVMQAAARKELAQRRWAAVRAVREVAPRLEFVNGGGTGSVQHTAAEAAVTEVAAGSGLYVPRLFDNFRSFSGRPAALFAQPVVRRPGPGVVTVLGGGYPASGVAGPDRLPVPYLPDGLRYDPQEGPGEVQTPLLGAAADGLRIGDKVWFRHAKAGELCERFAELRLIDGDRVVATVPTYRGEGHAFL; this is encoded by the coding sequence ATGTCCCAGTACACATCCGACGCGGATGGCGACAAAGACGTTTCTCCCGCTTTCCGACCGGTTCGCGCGGGGGCGTCGGCCCTCGACCGGGCCACCGCGTCCCTCGACGCCCCGCTGGCCGTCGTCGACCTGCGGGCCTTCGACGCCAACGCCGACGATCTGGTGCGCCGCGCGAAGGGGAAACCGATCCGGGTGGCGAGCAAGTCGGTGCGCTGCCGGGCGCTGCTGGAGCGGGTGCTGGCGCGGGACGGCTTCGCGGGGATCATGAGTTTCACGCTCGCCGAGTCGCTGTGGCTGGCCCGCTCGGGCTTCCCGGACGTGCTGCTGGCGTATCCGTCGGCGGACCGGGCGGGGTTCGCGGAGCTGACCGCCGATCCGGAGCTGGCGGCCGCGGTGACGGTGATGGTCGACGATCCGGTGCAGCTGGATCTGATCGATGCGGCCCGGCCGTCCGGCGGGGCGGGCGAGGAGGTGCGGGTGTGCCTGGAACTGGACACCTCCTACCGGCTGTTGGGCGGAGCGGTGCGGGTCGGTGCCCGCCGCTCCCCGCTGCGTTCGCCCGGCCGACTGGCCGCACTGGCCCGGTCGGTGGTGCGCCGCCCCGGGTTCCGGCTGGTGGGGCTGATGGCGTACGAGGGCCATGTGGCGGGGGTCGGTGACGACGTCGCGGGCAAGCCGGTGTTCTCGCGGGCGATCCGGGTGATGCAGGCGGCGGCGCGCAAGGAGCTGGCGCAGCGGCGCTGGGCTGCCGTACGGGCGGTGCGGGAGGTGGCGCCGCGGCTGGAGTTCGTCAACGGCGGTGGGACCGGCAGTGTGCAGCACACCGCGGCGGAGGCGGCGGTCACCGAGGTCGCGGCCGGGTCGGGGCTGTATGTGCCGCGGCTGTTCGACAACTTCCGTTCGTTCAGCGGGCGTCCGGCGGCGCTGTTCGCCCAGCCGGTGGTGCGCCGTCCCGGCCCGGGGGTGGTGACGGTGCTGGGCGGCGGCTATCCGGCGTCGGGGGTGGCGGGCCCGGACCGGCTGCCGGTGCCGTATCTGCCGGACGGGCTGCGCTATGACCCGCAGGAGGGCCCCGGCGAGGTGCAGACACCGCTGCTGGGGGCGGCCGCGGACGGGCTGCGGATCGGCGACAAGGTGTGGTTCCGGCATGCCAAGGCCGGTGAGCTGTGTGAGCGGTTCGCCGAGCTGCGTCTGATCGACGGGGACCGGGTGGTGGCCACGGTGCCGACGTACCGCGGGGAGGGGCACGCCTTTCTGTGA